A section of the Leptospira kobayashii genome encodes:
- a CDS encoding Kelch repeat-containing protein, with amino-acid sequence MNKIGISIITCFCFYCTSPATNEGKASEILFQELIANSSLLQSENCSVTPAKDSSLKSFEPIKLKCARGYEIKDEALKEGSIKYAAVVSGDQNSVADFYWERVSSEEVHLKSYSKSVSGKVGFLLNPILNRDGNPLPALDYFMTVDPFGPAVSLKYPSGSYDESIFLSNTYDITFSEPVTGAMDLSNYKLDSSVGGNITIRNIAKLNELSYRIFWQGNYPRQGGKLSLSLKGIKDSAGNEINQRIDYQILGWKDGPNIIQPRMNFRSVQLSTGEVLILGGIISSTALKSVEGYKEADGVFVAKNDLTVARRLFTASINSSDEIVIAGGYTTNGSSSVTNTTDIYNPNTGTWAAGPTLSSTRISHASCTLSDGRVMISGGRINTSGPALNQVGIITLNHSGGGTITNYSMLVARYGHACVTLPNGLTWIVGYGKQTEYFDPTTNTFSIGPDLVAPQDSMVTIQDRDGNVYLIAGSSGLTTDIVQKFDWRTGKASIFGYLPRTLVRHAVAPLPDDSFLVVGGVSFPLTAPVEIPNVSKVWNSGNLEASELSSLKQARGGHELVRLPSGKIIVIGGAAGSGAVDYMQNTEIFGP; translated from the coding sequence ATGAATAAAATAGGGATATCAATTATCACCTGTTTTTGTTTTTACTGCACATCCCCGGCAACTAACGAGGGGAAGGCTTCCGAGATTTTATTTCAGGAATTGATTGCCAATTCCAGTTTGCTTCAATCGGAAAACTGCTCTGTAACACCTGCTAAAGACTCCAGTTTGAAATCTTTCGAACCCATCAAGTTGAAATGTGCGAGAGGGTATGAAATCAAAGACGAAGCTCTGAAAGAAGGCTCCATTAAATATGCCGCCGTCGTATCAGGGGATCAAAATTCGGTCGCCGATTTTTATTGGGAAAGGGTTTCCTCGGAAGAGGTCCATTTGAAATCCTATTCGAAATCCGTTTCCGGAAAAGTCGGATTTCTTTTAAACCCGATTTTAAACAGAGATGGAAATCCTCTGCCTGCATTGGATTATTTTATGACTGTTGATCCTTTCGGTCCTGCAGTGAGTTTAAAGTACCCTTCCGGAAGTTACGATGAATCCATTTTTTTATCAAATACCTATGATATTACTTTCTCCGAACCGGTTACGGGAGCGATGGATCTTTCCAATTATAAATTGGATTCCTCGGTAGGCGGAAATATCACAATTCGAAATATCGCGAAACTAAACGAGTTATCCTATAGGATTTTTTGGCAGGGAAACTATCCCAGACAAGGCGGGAAGTTATCACTTTCATTGAAAGGAATCAAGGATAGCGCGGGAAATGAAATCAATCAGCGTATCGATTATCAGATATTAGGTTGGAAGGACGGGCCGAATATCATCCAGCCCAGGATGAATTTCAGATCAGTTCAGTTGTCCACCGGAGAGGTTCTGATTTTGGGCGGTATCATTAGTTCTACTGCATTGAAGTCCGTGGAAGGGTATAAGGAAGCCGACGGTGTTTTTGTCGCCAAGAATGATTTAACTGTTGCAAGGCGCCTATTCACTGCTTCCATCAATTCTTCGGATGAGATAGTGATCGCCGGAGGGTATACAACCAACGGTTCGAGTTCCGTTACAAATACGACTGATATATACAATCCGAATACGGGAACCTGGGCGGCAGGACCTACTTTGAGCTCTACCAGAATTTCTCATGCTTCCTGTACTCTCTCTGACGGAAGGGTGATGATTTCCGGGGGCAGAATCAATACGAGTGGTCCGGCATTGAATCAAGTAGGGATCATCACTCTCAATCATTCCGGAGGAGGAACGATCACTAATTATTCAATGTTAGTTGCCAGATACGGTCATGCTTGTGTGACTCTACCCAACGGTTTGACTTGGATTGTAGGTTACGGAAAACAAACGGAATACTTTGATCCTACAACGAATACATTTTCCATAGGCCCTGATCTGGTAGCTCCGCAAGATTCTATGGTAACTATCCAGGACAGGGATGGGAATGTTTACTTAATTGCAGGAAGTTCGGGGCTTACTACCGATATAGTTCAAAAGTTCGATTGGAGAACCGGAAAGGCATCCATTTTCGGTTACTTGCCCCGAACACTGGTTCGCCACGCAGTGGCGCCTTTGCCTGATGATAGTTTCTTAGTAGTAGGGGGAGTTTCTTTTCCACTCACCGCACCCGTTGAAATACCGAACGTTTCGAAAGTATGGAATTCCGGAAATCTGGAGGCATCCGAGCTCTCCAGTTTAAAACAGGCTAGGGGCGGGCACGAATTGGTTAGGTTGCCTTCCGGAAAAATCATTGT
- a CDS encoding Kelch repeat-containing protein, with the protein MNKTFLSFIFLISISLSHCTGVIGSEDLLKGKADNLILSDLLNVIYRPSVSVISDPDLTKPFGKLTLNFLFSQSIPISSDDIEIITSDGTKLFGCVFEKLDDSRIQIRFPADTGSGDYRISFEKLSGLIGKNIQPSFLTFHYDPNAPLLSSVSGEVLDSSFFFDGYLDINFSKSVSGADLLDRYQLSGSALGSLQLSSIYKIKSNLYRLFYTGMPATEGGILNLQVSGITDSAGNMIQNPSLVWKVYGFREAGTLLLPRATKGVVLLASEEILITGGNIGSGVITNKAEIFNPRTKTSRYTVNHMTENRRRHTSVLLPSGKVWIAGGGRDPVGVVDTPLSSTDIFDPVTETFSPGPNLNQARMDHTATLLPSGEVLVIGGIVNEMSSPFPSIASAEIYNPALGTVTTIGSLNFARKDHQVLRLEDGGLYVFGGFKQLAFPDEYSNDTEKYNEVSKTFSVIPKYKLNFPRHSFSVHKTFGESLVVIGTTVQTEIYQPNVGAFVTGSNQSIPRSGENAIQFSDKKIILIGGDNQGSLVSRIDFYDPDTERFRLGSRLLYPRTASESVMLPDGKVFVIGGYSFAHIPNIEEYSYE; encoded by the coding sequence ATGAATAAGACATTCTTATCTTTTATCTTTCTTATTTCTATTTCCTTATCACATTGTACAGGTGTTATAGGATCGGAGGATTTACTCAAAGGCAAAGCGGACAATTTGATTTTAAGCGATTTATTGAACGTTATCTATCGTCCTTCGGTTTCGGTTATTTCCGATCCGGATCTGACAAAACCATTCGGAAAACTCACTCTTAATTTTCTATTTTCACAATCCATACCGATTTCTTCGGATGATATAGAAATCATCACTTCGGACGGAACTAAGCTCTTTGGTTGTGTGTTTGAAAAGTTGGACGATTCCAGGATTCAAATCCGGTTCCCGGCCGATACAGGATCGGGGGACTATCGGATCAGTTTCGAAAAACTTTCCGGTCTGATCGGAAAGAACATCCAACCTTCCTTTCTTACTTTTCATTACGATCCGAATGCTCCATTGCTTAGCAGTGTATCGGGAGAAGTTTTGGACAGTTCCTTTTTCTTTGACGGATATTTGGATATCAATTTCAGCAAATCAGTGTCAGGTGCCGATCTTTTGGATCGTTACCAATTGAGTGGCTCTGCACTCGGTTCTCTCCAGCTTTCCAGTATTTATAAAATAAAGAGTAATCTTTACCGATTGTTTTATACCGGGATGCCTGCAACGGAAGGGGGGATATTGAATCTTCAGGTATCCGGTATTACGGATTCCGCAGGCAATATGATTCAAAATCCTTCCTTGGTTTGGAAGGTATACGGATTTAGGGAAGCAGGGACATTGCTTTTGCCCCGCGCCACGAAAGGAGTTGTACTTTTAGCATCGGAAGAAATCCTCATCACCGGAGGAAATATAGGTTCCGGTGTAATCACGAATAAAGCGGAAATATTCAATCCTAGGACTAAAACTTCGCGTTATACGGTGAATCATATGACGGAAAACCGTAGACGTCATACTAGTGTACTTCTTCCCAGCGGCAAGGTTTGGATCGCAGGCGGAGGTAGAGATCCGGTCGGTGTAGTCGATACTCCCCTCAGCTCCACTGACATTTTTGATCCGGTTACGGAAACTTTTAGCCCGGGACCGAATTTAAACCAAGCCAGAATGGATCATACTGCCACTTTACTTCCGTCAGGTGAAGTTCTTGTGATCGGTGGAATTGTAAACGAAATGTCTTCCCCTTTTCCTTCCATTGCAAGTGCGGAAATTTATAACCCGGCTCTCGGAACGGTTACCACGATCGGAAGTTTGAATTTTGCTAGAAAGGATCATCAGGTTTTGAGATTGGAAGACGGAGGGCTGTACGTATTCGGGGGATTCAAACAACTGGCATTCCCGGATGAATATTCAAATGATACGGAAAAATATAATGAAGTTTCCAAAACTTTTTCTGTTATTCCCAAATACAAACTGAACTTTCCGAGACATTCCTTTTCAGTTCACAAAACCTTCGGAGAAAGTTTGGTTGTCATTGGAACAACGGTTCAGACTGAAATTTATCAGCCGAACGTCGGGGCTTTCGTCACTGGTAGCAATCAGAGTATTCCGAGATCCGGGGAGAACGCCATCCAATTTAGTGATAAAAAAATCATTTTGATCGGAGGAGACAATCAAGGAAGTCTTGTTTCCAGAATCGACTTCTATGATCCCGACACGGAAAGATTCCGATTGGGAAGCAGATTACTTTATCCCAGAACTGCTTCCGAGTCAGTGATGTTGCCCGATGGAAAGGTATTTGTGATAGGCGGCTATTCTTTCGCTCATATTCCTAATATAGAAGAGTATTCTTATGAATAA
- a CDS encoding Kelch repeat-containing protein, with the protein MKFITSIVFKFVYIFLLWIPFTHCFRDNLEKKRLQNYAFLEVLGDSFDDSVSLLPSQNSVVNHLQVVKIRFPDPLMELVPAELVNVDGPGLGSLALTSVLNQSSRDVVLEFKGSPVDGEIFIRFSDLKFTGRFGNFTNSYVFRYVIDNGIPTVSYDFNSGDFPSFLDDGYLDVQFSEQVNNADKKENYTFSEPIASDVIILNVLSLGNNRYRLVFAGKSHRKIDRFSLTLNSIEDVAQNPIQNPVIHFYQPTVKSVGNLLEPRCWPELVKLPNNKVMVIGGYKSTSQTISTVEIFDTVTNTSTAYPFSMTIPRAEHSATLLRDGRILVVAGVKGSATSVANFLANYEILDSNGMIPPISGNLPAQVRRGHKAILGLNGKVYVLGGRGGVNANDPLSYLDRVDEFDPSTDTFSAAGTLASRRDGLSVSLDPSGKILASGGILIRATHIKNFEFYDPDTQSGTISPNLLISTRRDHSTIRAKNGDYYILGGGNLSPISVVEKIGSDGNVSYVGNLTEQRFKGGFASWNDSTILAIGGKKAETLAYSIEAINLASERIYNVGSLPFRGECTTLLPLSKTDILIFTSDYDSTYTGIQRLKIDE; encoded by the coding sequence ATGAAGTTTATTACCAGCATCGTTTTTAAATTTGTATATATTTTTCTGCTTTGGATTCCTTTTACTCATTGTTTTCGGGATAATTTAGAAAAGAAACGTTTACAGAATTATGCTTTTTTGGAAGTTCTGGGGGATTCTTTTGATGATTCCGTCAGCCTATTGCCCAGTCAGAATTCCGTAGTAAATCATCTTCAAGTTGTAAAAATTCGTTTTCCTGATCCTCTTATGGAACTCGTTCCTGCGGAACTAGTCAATGTGGATGGGCCGGGACTTGGTAGTTTAGCTTTGACGTCGGTTTTGAACCAATCCTCGAGGGACGTTGTCCTGGAGTTCAAAGGTTCTCCTGTAGACGGTGAAATATTCATTCGTTTTTCGGATTTGAAATTTACAGGAAGGTTCGGGAATTTTACAAACTCGTATGTATTTCGTTATGTGATAGACAACGGTATCCCGACCGTCAGTTATGATTTTAATTCGGGGGATTTTCCTTCTTTCCTGGATGACGGTTATCTGGATGTCCAATTTTCGGAACAGGTAAACAATGCGGATAAAAAGGAAAATTACACTTTCTCCGAACCGATCGCAAGCGATGTTATTATTCTAAACGTACTTTCTTTGGGAAACAACCGTTATCGTTTGGTGTTTGCAGGGAAATCCCATCGCAAAATCGATCGTTTTTCTTTGACTTTGAATTCTATTGAAGATGTTGCTCAAAATCCAATTCAAAATCCGGTCATTCATTTCTATCAACCCACTGTAAAATCGGTAGGAAATTTACTCGAGCCAAGATGTTGGCCCGAACTTGTGAAACTTCCGAATAACAAAGTCATGGTGATCGGAGGTTATAAATCAACCAGCCAAACCATTTCCACAGTTGAAATTTTTGATACTGTCACGAATACTTCCACGGCTTATCCTTTTTCTATGACAATCCCAAGAGCGGAACATTCCGCCACTTTGTTACGCGACGGCAGAATACTTGTGGTCGCGGGAGTAAAGGGGAGCGCTACTTCCGTTGCTAATTTTTTAGCAAATTATGAAATTCTGGATTCTAACGGAATGATTCCCCCCATTTCCGGAAATCTACCGGCACAAGTAAGAAGAGGACATAAGGCTATTTTAGGTTTGAATGGAAAAGTATATGTGTTAGGTGGAAGGGGTGGCGTTAATGCGAATGACCCGCTCTCCTACCTGGATAGGGTGGATGAATTTGATCCTTCTACCGATACTTTTTCCGCCGCCGGGACATTGGCTTCCAGAAGGGACGGGCTTTCCGTAAGCCTCGATCCATCCGGAAAAATATTGGCTTCGGGAGGAATTCTCATCCGTGCCACTCATATCAAAAATTTCGAATTCTACGATCCGGATACTCAATCCGGAACGATATCTCCCAATTTACTGATATCTACAAGAAGGGATCATTCTACGATCCGAGCGAAAAACGGTGATTATTATATATTAGGCGGAGGAAACCTTTCTCCTATTTCAGTTGTGGAAAAAATCGGTTCCGATGGTAACGTATCTTATGTGGGGAATCTGACGGAACAAAGATTTAAAGGGGGTTTCGCCTCCTGGAATGACAGCACTATATTGGCGATAGGTGGTAAAAAGGCCGAGACTCTTGCTTATTCCATTGAAGCGATCAATCTCGCGTCCGAAAGAATTTATAATGTCGGTAGTTTGCCATTTCGCGGAGAGTGCACTACCTTGTTGCCTCTGAGCAAAACCGATATTTTGATTTTTACATCCGATTATGACTCTACCTATACGGGAATTCAGAGGCTAAAGATCGATGAATAA
- a CDS encoding caspase family protein has product MKFRFIRIFGVFLFFLFHTILPAEPLSKGISGEAGSDSGKRIALIIGINEYKDVGLNDLRKARNDAKGFAKILIQNGEFDSVTLMTDEVDPKQDPNSLYPTKLNIDEKLDSLLLNADQNDTFVFFFSGHGISDYDEKSYLLTQDSILSKPFNSSLSVETVIQKISRKGIRKSILFLDACRDSMFTTKNVGSNLLIESSTSESEIFGILYSTKAGFFSYEDDESSYGVFTKYLIYGMEGRADSNRDRKVSFSELEIYITAAVKDWSIRKNKQQKPFTKYFGEKSGDIILSQSTNPGVSLADVPVIKINPEGVLVRSMILPGWGQYYQGNETKGKIYMGIATVLLLATLESYMDYRSARESYSSFTGIPPTNRFGESYLVNSLLLEPKRKDLQESQNRLQETSFVYALFYLWNLADLALFDAPANELDKKLNFSLYREYAPGSGSGSVYSGRYEVYYQHRF; this is encoded by the coding sequence ATGAAATTTAGATTCATTCGAATTTTCGGGGTATTTCTTTTTTTTCTGTTTCACACCATTTTACCCGCAGAACCTCTTTCGAAAGGAATTTCAGGAGAAGCGGGGAGTGATTCCGGCAAACGGATTGCTCTGATCATAGGAATCAATGAATACAAAGACGTAGGTCTGAATGATCTTCGGAAAGCCCGCAATGATGCCAAAGGTTTTGCTAAAATTCTGATACAAAACGGAGAATTCGATTCGGTGACCTTGATGACTGACGAGGTTGACCCCAAACAAGATCCGAATTCCTTATATCCCACCAAACTCAATATAGATGAAAAACTTGATTCTTTACTTTTGAATGCAGATCAGAATGATACGTTTGTATTTTTCTTTTCCGGTCATGGGATTTCCGACTATGACGAAAAAAGTTATCTTCTTACCCAGGATTCCATTTTATCCAAACCGTTTAACTCTTCTTTGTCGGTCGAAACCGTAATTCAAAAAATCAGTCGCAAAGGTATCAGAAAATCCATTTTATTTTTAGATGCATGTAGGGATTCCATGTTTACCACAAAAAACGTAGGATCAAATCTCTTGATTGAGTCCTCTACGTCCGAGAGCGAAATTTTCGGGATTCTTTATTCGACGAAGGCGGGTTTTTTCAGTTATGAAGATGATGAAAGCTCTTACGGAGTATTCACAAAATATCTGATTTACGGAATGGAAGGAAGAGCGGATTCAAACCGAGACAGGAAGGTGAGTTTTTCCGAATTGGAAATTTATATCACAGCCGCAGTAAAAGATTGGTCGATTCGCAAAAACAAACAACAGAAACCTTTTACAAAATATTTTGGGGAAAAATCGGGAGATATCATTCTCTCCCAGTCTACAAATCCGGGAGTCAGTCTTGCCGATGTTCCAGTTATAAAAATAAATCCGGAAGGAGTTTTGGTGCGTTCCATGATCCTTCCCGGATGGGGGCAGTATTACCAGGGAAATGAAACCAAAGGTAAAATCTATATGGGGATCGCCACGGTATTGTTACTCGCTACTTTGGAATCTTATATGGATTATAGAAGTGCCCGCGAATCCTATTCTTCCTTTACCGGGATCCCGCCTACCAACCGGTTCGGGGAGTCTTATCTTGTTAACTCACTATTGTTAGAACCAAAAAGAAAGGATTTGCAGGAAAGTCAAAATCGCCTGCAAGAGACTTCTTTCGTATATGCATTGTTTTATCTTTGGAATTTGGCGGACTTGGCACTTTTTGATGCACCGGCAAATGAGCTTGATAAAAAATTAAATTTTTCACTTTATAGGGAATACGCACCGGGTTCAGGCAGTGGCTCGGTTTATTCGGGCAGATATGAAGTTTATTACCAGCATCGTTTTTAA
- a CDS encoding LIC_12337 family protein, whose translation MKKILYSIFFLLTSLRISDFSKPIDKHAFHWEDLNLTDIIRMELGNTPLYAASDSWGFVRGSATWARGNSNLLDQVVAGIKNQGLLNTTGTFTSPVTISGMGAATLRLKLKVDSAAITSTAYTGTKIFSNTFEIIKSGSSVPSLQLFFDSAETLEGNDGALMYYKLSEIDPVKFGSAPNAMVESYSFVKSGVKKQTYTWAGGPKNNSWPSDNGRVTLDEITSLGQLCFRSVVRMDLDALIAINPSSATTINFLKTQCGSSIVYYNLAYMQNFAAPFYTTAKMGVTSNAQAGNDTVCNLAGSSLTYGLFDENGFVSDKTSVNQVPSGYPSPNLGTWNVDSAFLRTGTGYTSEAHDNTSSSYIDSLSTTEAAKLSFK comes from the coding sequence ATGAAAAAAATTCTATATTCGATATTCTTCCTCCTAACTTCTCTTCGGATCAGTGACTTCTCCAAGCCAATCGACAAACATGCTTTCCACTGGGAAGATCTCAACCTTACGGATATTATACGAATGGAATTGGGAAACACTCCTCTTTACGCGGCATCCGACTCGTGGGGATTTGTGCGTGGTTCCGCTACATGGGCGAGGGGAAATTCCAATCTGTTGGACCAAGTAGTGGCAGGGATAAAAAACCAAGGACTCCTGAATACGACGGGAACTTTCACTTCCCCCGTCACAATCTCGGGAATGGGTGCGGCGACACTTCGATTGAAATTGAAAGTGGACAGTGCCGCAATCACTTCTACTGCCTACACCGGCACCAAAATTTTTTCCAATACTTTCGAAATCATCAAATCGGGATCTTCCGTTCCCAGCTTACAACTGTTCTTTGACAGTGCGGAGACTTTGGAAGGAAATGACGGTGCGTTGATGTATTATAAATTATCCGAAATCGATCCGGTCAAATTCGGATCCGCTCCGAATGCAATGGTAGAAAGTTACTCCTTCGTGAAATCGGGAGTAAAAAAACAAACTTATACTTGGGCAGGAGGACCGAAAAACAATTCCTGGCCGAGCGATAACGGTAGGGTGACCTTGGACGAAATCACTAGTCTCGGGCAATTGTGTTTTCGTTCCGTAGTGCGAATGGATTTGGATGCGCTCATTGCCATAAATCCGAGTAGTGCCACAACAATCAATTTTCTGAAAACTCAATGTGGCAGCAGCATCGTTTACTATAACCTGGCTTATATGCAAAATTTTGCGGCACCGTTTTATACAACAGCGAAAATGGGAGTCACTTCCAATGCCCAGGCAGGAAACGACACTGTTTGTAATCTTGCAGGCTCATCTCTCACCTACGGCCTGTTTGATGAAAATGGATTCGTAAGCGACAAAACTTCGGTAAACCAGGTACCTTCCGGTTACCCTTCCCCCAACTTGGGAACCTGGAATGTGGACAGCGCTTTTTTAAGAACAGGCACGGGTTATACAAGCGAAGCACATGATAATACTTCTTCTAGTTATATCGATAGTTTAAGTACGACGGAAGCCGCCAAGTTGAGTTTTAAATAG
- a CDS encoding phosphoesterase: protein MLFLTFPPIVSDPVLPKKKVTRGRLIFSALSILLLVMAIYQLTVIMFYRSDLLDTNRPFSGNTWTNPYQKGDWTVHSEKVSLHIHSDEVSYTPERHTVDEIESVYKRNGFSLISFSDYDKVTKSKLYSFLPGYEWGQNIKKRHALSIGSETQVPDYFPIYASRENIAWTFRQMRESGGYVVIAHPKLHSSFSREDLEKIPFYQAIEVLTPYGDDSKILDHLLSAGRNVHCMASDDLHYFPEETIQSFSEPFWKDILQKIMFVRGKEGESLLRYVSTANERNNPELVKADLKDGAFFCVKKFFQGAADPNLPNIRFNGKDKISLFSGERYMEVRWIGNGGTIKKIDPDTDRSEYELTSEDTYIRLEITSLTGKILSNAIYRTTN, encoded by the coding sequence ATGCTTTTTCTTACTTTTCCTCCCATCGTTTCAGATCCCGTTCTGCCGAAGAAAAAAGTCACAAGGGGGAGGCTGATCTTCTCCGCATTATCCATTCTTTTGTTGGTAATGGCCATTTATCAATTAACGGTTATTATGTTTTATAGATCCGATCTTTTGGATACAAACCGTCCTTTCTCGGGAAACACTTGGACAAATCCCTATCAAAAAGGAGATTGGACGGTTCATTCCGAAAAAGTTTCCCTTCATATCCATTCCGACGAAGTTTCCTATACTCCGGAAAGACATACTGTGGACGAAATAGAATCCGTATACAAGCGGAACGGATTTTCACTTATCTCTTTTTCCGATTATGATAAAGTCACCAAATCAAAGTTATATTCTTTTTTGCCGGGATACGAATGGGGACAGAATATCAAAAAAAGGCATGCGCTTTCCATCGGATCGGAAACGCAAGTTCCGGATTATTTTCCCATTTACGCTTCAAGGGAGAATATCGCTTGGACATTCCGACAAATGAGAGAGAGCGGCGGTTATGTGGTGATCGCTCATCCTAAATTGCATTCGTCCTTCTCAAGGGAAGATTTGGAAAAAATTCCTTTTTACCAAGCGATCGAAGTATTGACCCCTTACGGGGATGACTCCAAGATTTTGGATCATCTGTTGAGCGCCGGAAGAAACGTCCATTGTATGGCAAGTGATGATTTGCATTATTTTCCGGAAGAAACGATTCAATCTTTTTCTGAACCATTTTGGAAAGATATTTTGCAAAAGATCATGTTTGTCCGGGGTAAAGAAGGAGAAAGCCTGCTTCGTTATGTTTCCACTGCAAACGAAAGAAACAACCCCGAGTTGGTTAAAGCGGATCTGAAGGATGGGGCTTTTTTCTGTGTGAAAAAATTCTTCCAAGGAGCCGCGGATCCGAACCTTCCAAATATTCGTTTTAACGGCAAAGATAAAATTTCTCTCTTTTCAGGGGAACGTTATATGGAAGTTCGCTGGATTGGAAACGGCGGAACGATAAAAAAAATCGATCCGGACACGGACCGATCGGAATATGAACTTACTTCGGAAGATACTTACATTCGTTTGGAGATCACATCCTTAACGGGAAAAATCCTTTCGAATGCAATCTACCGAACTACAAATTGA
- a CDS encoding ArnT family glycosyltransferase gives MIAELLQNGNDPFRDISSFQEDRSFSFVTVKLLFKKIPVLFYLSMVLSLFLLYGNNSPLYDQDEAAYAGFAKTMLETGDYLTQSFPFSEPHRKPPLHFWLSAISFQIFGVSEFSLRLLPSLWILLICLLTYDTAKRIYNDKTALFGFIILATSLYFPLNGKIALVDSLLTFCEILGFYSLFRLLPKQHTRTYPWVLLFWLSVALGTLTKGPPVLIFLGGICFVFLFFQETRKIVFLLKPWFFLPVSLLPLFYWGYLVWQNTNGELIRWMIDWYILRRAANPVFGQSGPPGTYLLLFFITLFPWSFYLPKALKEIWNQAKNIYDHFRKKTAAPEPTNILLLGGIFFGWVFYEFLMSKLPSYPLAAYPIFAILMGKIVSDAEGKWKNAIFFLAIIQSFAVVFIALPMLSEKRKDTIIAADHWNRKLPLNTELLAVQNPALPSLAFYSNHPIREIELFRLQNMEKKTILLLDSESLLLVRTLGIRGKSLGPEFPIWAYDRNKVIKLSLYDTVPVKPNLE, from the coding sequence TTGATTGCTGAATTATTACAAAACGGTAACGATCCGTTTCGGGATATTTCTTCTTTCCAGGAGGATCGCAGTTTTTCCTTTGTAACTGTGAAACTCCTATTCAAAAAAATACCCGTTTTATTTTACCTTAGCATGGTTTTATCCTTATTTTTATTGTATGGAAACAATTCTCCCCTCTATGACCAGGACGAAGCTGCCTATGCCGGGTTTGCAAAGACGATGCTGGAAACGGGAGATTATCTCACCCAAAGTTTTCCTTTTTCCGAACCTCATAGAAAACCACCTCTTCATTTTTGGCTCAGTGCCATTTCCTTTCAAATCTTCGGGGTTTCCGAATTTTCCCTTAGACTGCTCCCTTCTTTATGGATTTTATTGATTTGTCTGCTCACTTACGATACCGCCAAACGAATATATAACGATAAAACCGCTCTGTTCGGCTTTATCATACTTGCGACATCTTTATACTTCCCCCTGAACGGAAAAATCGCACTCGTAGACAGCTTACTTACGTTTTGCGAAATACTGGGATTTTATTCTTTATTCCGACTACTTCCCAAACAACACACCCGAACTTATCCTTGGGTTTTGTTATTCTGGCTTTCCGTTGCTTTGGGGACCTTAACCAAAGGGCCTCCCGTTCTAATTTTTTTAGGGGGAATTTGTTTCGTGTTTTTATTTTTTCAGGAAACAAGAAAGATAGTCTTTTTATTAAAACCTTGGTTTTTTCTTCCCGTATCCTTACTTCCGTTATTCTATTGGGGATACTTAGTTTGGCAAAATACGAACGGGGAACTCATTCGCTGGATGATCGACTGGTATATTTTGAGGCGGGCTGCAAATCCTGTATTCGGACAATCGGGACCACCCGGCACCTATCTTTTGTTATTTTTCATCACTTTGTTTCCCTGGTCATTTTATCTTCCGAAAGCATTGAAAGAAATCTGGAATCAGGCAAAAAATATATACGATCATTTCCGAAAAAAAACGGCCGCTCCGGAACCGACCAATATTTTATTATTAGGTGGCATTTTTTTCGGTTGGGTATTTTACGAATTTCTTATGAGTAAACTTCCTTCCTATCCGCTGGCAGCTTACCCTATCTTTGCGATTTTAATGGGAAAGATCGTTTCAGATGCTGAAGGAAAATGGAAAAATGCGATTTTCTTCCTGGCAATCATTCAAAGTTTTGCAGTTGTCTTTATCGCTTTACCAATGTTATCCGAGAAAAGAAAAGATACGATCATAGCTGCGGATCACTGGAATCGAAAACTCCCCTTAAACACGGAGCTACTTGCGGTTCAAAATCCTGCCCTACCCAGTCTGGCTTTTTACTCCAATCACCCGATTCGGGAGATCGAACTTTTTCGTTTGCAAAATATGGAAAAGAAAACGATTTTGCTGCTCGATTCGGAAAGCTTGCTTCTTGTAAGGACATTGGGAATCCGGGGAAAAAGTCTGGGACCAGAATTTCCTATCTGGGCTTACGATAGAAACAAAGTCATTAAACTTTCGTTATATGATACGGTACCCGTAAAGCCCAATCTGGAATGA